One window from the genome of Oceanidesulfovibrio indonesiensis encodes:
- the hemW gene encoding radical SAM family heme chaperone HemW has protein sequence MLLYIHVPFCRSKCGYCGFHSHTPQSGQMEAYVDALLIELAHWGDVYGRPEVSSVYFGGGTPSLLPPNVINALGSSVRRSFALEADAEVTFEGNPESIGAMDTLQALKDIGVTRLSIGVQSLDNAQLTALGRPHRVRDVHRAIEQARVLGFGNLNLDLIFGLPGTRLKIWLDTLRGVLDLGPQHLSCYALTVEPDTPLEQACFDSSITLPNEQETSKMFLYGADLLEEHGFLQYEISNFAKLGFQSRHNLGYWEGKDYLGLGPSAVSTVSGRRWANPADLGVYVRSVESKTLDTNAEQLMLDERIKEMVMLRLRTTRGLNLRGYRALTGRAFMEVHRPLVEALSRKDLVRIKDGYLRLTRHGMLVSDAILSHMFEREEAARQNELSE, from the coding sequence ATGCTCCTCTACATCCACGTCCCCTTCTGCCGCTCCAAGTGCGGCTACTGCGGTTTCCACTCCCACACGCCCCAGTCTGGGCAAATGGAAGCCTATGTGGATGCGCTGCTCATAGAGTTGGCCCACTGGGGCGACGTATACGGTCGGCCCGAGGTTTCTTCCGTCTATTTCGGCGGGGGCACGCCGTCACTGCTGCCGCCCAACGTCATCAATGCGCTGGGCAGCTCTGTGCGGCGCAGCTTCGCTCTGGAAGCCGATGCCGAAGTGACCTTCGAGGGCAATCCGGAGTCCATCGGCGCCATGGATACACTCCAGGCGCTCAAGGACATCGGCGTCACCCGCTTGTCCATCGGCGTGCAGAGCCTGGACAACGCCCAGCTTACGGCGCTGGGACGGCCGCACCGCGTGCGCGACGTGCATCGCGCCATAGAACAGGCCCGGGTCCTCGGCTTCGGCAACCTGAACCTCGACCTCATCTTCGGCCTGCCCGGAACGCGGCTCAAGATATGGCTGGACACCCTGCGCGGCGTGCTGGACCTGGGACCGCAGCACCTCTCGTGCTACGCCCTCACCGTGGAACCGGACACCCCCCTGGAGCAGGCCTGCTTCGACAGTTCCATCACCCTGCCGAACGAGCAGGAGACATCCAAAATGTTTCTTTACGGCGCTGACCTGCTCGAAGAGCACGGCTTCCTGCAGTACGAAATCTCGAACTTCGCCAAGCTGGGATTCCAGAGCCGCCACAATCTGGGCTACTGGGAAGGCAAGGATTACCTCGGCCTGGGGCCCTCGGCCGTCTCCACAGTGAGTGGCCGGCGCTGGGCCAATCCGGCCGATCTGGGCGTCTACGTCCGTTCCGTCGAGTCCAAAACTCTGGACACAAACGCCGAGCAGCTTATGCTCGACGAGCGCATCAAGGAAATGGTCATGCTGCGGCTGCGCACCACGCGGGGGCTCAACCTGCGCGGCTACCGCGCACTCACCGGCCGCGCTTTCATGGAAGTGCACCGGCCGCTCGTGGAAGCCCTATCGCGCAAGGATCTCGTGCGCATAAAGGATGGCTACCTGCGCCTTACCCGCCACGGCATGCTCGTGTCCGACGCCATCCTCTCCCATATGTTCGAGCGGGAGGAGGCCGCGCGGCAGAACGAATTGTCGGAATGA
- a CDS encoding aminopeptidase, protein MTTPAYSQSVFTDIELENYAEVLLWGLSVARKGKFKKSDLVLVKYDPEALPLAEAVTGLLHRQGRIPILRAKQSTRMEYDFYKYANNKRLTYEIPGDHELYSNLNGMVHIMGPSSRTHLASIDPEQMSIHTKSLRPLRLILNRREELGEFGSTLGLYPTQGLAELAGLGLGDYTEQVKKACKLNNGTPVTQWKLFQKDAHEIVNWLNGLDIQTVRIQSERADLLMSVGERRTWVALTGRNIPSFEFYTSPDWRTAEGVYYADQPTFAAGARIQGIRLEFRMGEAVNIAAEEGQANAFTQLTLDQGSNKLGEFALVDKRFSPIDRYMANTLYDENHGGEHGSCHVALGQSYSNAYAGDPASLDSDRKRILGFNTSALHWDLVNTEDKRVTATLPGGEKRTIYENGQFTL, encoded by the coding sequence ATGACCACGCCCGCCTACTCCCAGTCCGTGTTCACAGACATCGAGCTCGAGAACTACGCCGAGGTTCTGCTCTGGGGGCTTTCCGTGGCCCGCAAGGGCAAGTTCAAGAAAAGCGACCTCGTCTTGGTCAAGTACGACCCGGAAGCCCTGCCCCTGGCCGAGGCCGTGACGGGCCTGCTCCACAGGCAGGGCCGCATCCCCATACTGCGCGCCAAGCAGTCCACGCGCATGGAGTACGACTTTTACAAGTACGCCAACAACAAACGGCTGACCTACGAGATCCCGGGCGACCACGAACTCTATTCCAACCTCAACGGCATGGTCCATATAATGGGGCCCAGCTCGCGCACTCACCTCGCCAGCATCGACCCCGAGCAGATGTCAATCCACACCAAGTCGCTCCGGCCGCTCCGGCTCATCCTCAACCGCCGCGAAGAGCTCGGGGAGTTCGGCTCCACCTTGGGCCTCTACCCCACGCAGGGACTGGCCGAGCTGGCCGGCCTCGGCCTGGGCGATTACACGGAGCAGGTGAAGAAGGCCTGCAAGCTCAATAACGGAACGCCCGTGACGCAATGGAAGCTCTTTCAGAAGGACGCCCACGAGATAGTCAACTGGCTCAACGGCTTGGATATCCAGACCGTGCGCATCCAGTCCGAACGCGCCGACCTGCTCATGTCCGTGGGCGAGCGGCGCACCTGGGTGGCGCTCACGGGCCGCAACATCCCCAGTTTCGAATTCTACACCTCTCCGGACTGGCGCACCGCCGAGGGCGTCTACTACGCCGACCAGCCCACCTTCGCCGCCGGCGCCCGCATCCAGGGCATCCGCCTCGAATTTCGCATGGGCGAGGCTGTGAACATAGCTGCCGAGGAAGGCCAGGCCAACGCCTTCACACAGCTCACCCTGGATCAGGGGTCGAACAAGCTCGGCGAGTTCGCCCTTGTGGACAAGCGCTTCTCGCCTATCGACCGCTACATGGCCAACACCCTGTACGACGAAAATCACGGCGGCGAGCACGGCAGCTGCCACGTGGCGCTCGGCCAGTCCTACTCCAACGCCTATGCCGGCGACCCGGCAAGCCTGGACTCCGACCGCAAGCGTATTCTGGGATTCAACACCTCGGCCCTGCACTGGGATCTGGTGAACACGGAAGACAAACGCGTGACCGCTACCCTGCCCGGCGGCGAAAAACGCACCATCTACGAGAACGGCCAGTTTACGCTGTAA
- a CDS encoding Rne/Rng family ribonuclease has product MTRAKKSRRKMFISVLPGEQVEVVVAEDGKVQEFYVEMLHQHRTKGNIYRGVIHNIDPSLQAAFVNYGADKNGFLQVDEVHPEYYNQPHDPSKGYKYPLLQKVLKPGQELLVQVVKEPAGTKGAFLTTYLSIPGRYLVITPGREQIGVSRKVEDEKERARLKEIIDSLKVGEGLGCIVRTASLGASKTNLSKDLQFLKRLWKDVRKKGQESKAPELIYQEPDLAARAIRDYLTEDVGEVWVDDKETAEEVSKFAALIFPRRGTLVKEHDSTERTLYERFNITKQIEQIYSREVVLPSGGRLVFDQAEALMAVDINSGKVSGKTSFQEMAYRTNKEAAEVIPQQLRLRDVGGQIVIDFIEMKDRKQCQDVEKTLKQSMKVDRARHDVGRMTKFGLLQVVRQRIGSSAISVSTEPCPCCGGSGTRRNMEWQSLQALKTIYLQLRAQPPRESGLVYKAPQELALYLLNSKKDKLMQLEHDFQTTITVEIVPA; this is encoded by the coding sequence ATGACTCGAGCCAAAAAATCACGTCGCAAGATGTTTATCAGCGTCTTGCCGGGCGAACAGGTTGAGGTTGTTGTTGCCGAGGACGGCAAGGTTCAGGAATTTTACGTGGAGATGCTCCACCAGCATCGCACCAAAGGAAACATTTACCGCGGCGTCATCCACAATATCGACCCGTCCCTGCAGGCAGCCTTCGTCAACTACGGCGCCGATAAAAACGGATTCCTCCAGGTGGACGAGGTCCACCCCGAGTACTACAACCAGCCACACGATCCCTCCAAGGGGTACAAGTACCCGTTGTTGCAGAAAGTCCTGAAGCCCGGGCAGGAGTTGCTCGTGCAGGTGGTCAAAGAACCTGCCGGCACCAAGGGCGCGTTCCTCACTACGTATCTGTCCATTCCCGGTCGCTATCTCGTCATCACGCCTGGCCGAGAACAGATCGGCGTGTCCCGGAAGGTGGAGGACGAAAAGGAGCGCGCACGGCTCAAGGAGATCATCGACAGCCTCAAGGTGGGCGAGGGGTTGGGCTGCATCGTTCGCACCGCCAGCCTGGGCGCGAGTAAGACCAATCTTTCCAAGGATCTCCAGTTCCTCAAGCGCCTCTGGAAGGATGTGCGCAAGAAGGGGCAGGAGTCCAAAGCCCCTGAACTCATTTACCAGGAGCCGGATCTCGCGGCTCGCGCCATTCGCGACTATCTCACCGAGGATGTCGGCGAGGTCTGGGTGGATGACAAAGAAACGGCTGAGGAGGTTTCGAAGTTCGCCGCGCTCATTTTCCCACGCCGCGGAACCCTCGTGAAAGAGCACGATTCCACGGAACGCACGCTCTACGAACGGTTCAACATCACCAAGCAGATCGAGCAGATATACTCGCGCGAGGTGGTGCTGCCCTCCGGCGGCCGGCTCGTCTTCGATCAGGCAGAGGCGCTCATGGCCGTTGACATCAACTCCGGCAAAGTCAGCGGCAAGACGTCTTTCCAGGAGATGGCCTACCGCACCAACAAGGAGGCGGCCGAGGTCATACCGCAGCAATTGCGCTTGCGCGACGTAGGCGGCCAGATCGTCATCGACTTCATCGAGATGAAGGACCGCAAGCAATGCCAGGACGTGGAAAAAACCCTGAAGCAGTCCATGAAAGTGGACAGAGCGCGGCACGATGTGGGCCGCATGACCAAGTTCGGTCTGCTCCAGGTGGTGCGTCAGCGCATCGGCTCCTCGGCCATCTCGGTCTCCACGGAGCCCTGCCCCTGCTGCGGCGGCTCCGGCACCCGCCGGAACATGGAGTGGCAATCGCTCCAGGCGCTCAAGACCATCTACCTTCAATTGCGCGCCCAGCCCCCGCGCGAAAGCGGCCTGGTGTACAAGGCTCCGCAGGAGTTGGCTCTCTACCTGCTGAACTCCAAGAAAGACAAGCTCATGCAGCTGGAACACGACTTCCAGACCACGATCACCGTGGAGATCGTGCCTGCGTAG
- a CDS encoding tRNA (adenine-N1)-methyltransferase, whose product MAAQNLAGKLAILVNPKGKRYLKRVLEEGEIHTHDGVIPMEDVARAGYGKAVATHKGKVYRIVRPTLHDLVKGVKRQTQIIYPKEIGYICMRLGIGPGVRVIESGSGSGSLTVALSWFCGDTGRVYTYDRREEFSKLCRRNLEWAGVGQNVETHVHDIADGFLQTDVDALFLDVRTPWEYLDQAAAALAPGAPIGFLLPTMNQVSELVAGLEKAEFEEPEVLEILVRRWKANAERMRPDDRMVAHTGFLIFSRRSLAVENAATDVAEGKGLELPEDLAGTARAYGEDVSQAATERAVETDSDSDLEDKE is encoded by the coding sequence ATGGCCGCGCAAAATCTCGCCGGCAAGCTCGCCATCCTCGTCAACCCCAAGGGCAAGCGCTATCTCAAGCGCGTGCTGGAGGAAGGCGAGATTCACACCCATGACGGCGTCATTCCCATGGAAGACGTGGCACGCGCCGGCTACGGCAAGGCCGTAGCCACGCATAAGGGCAAGGTCTACCGCATCGTGCGGCCCACGCTCCACGACCTGGTCAAGGGCGTGAAACGCCAGACGCAGATAATTTACCCCAAGGAGATCGGCTACATCTGCATGCGCCTCGGCATCGGTCCGGGCGTTCGGGTCATCGAGTCCGGCTCGGGCTCCGGCAGCCTCACCGTGGCGCTGTCCTGGTTCTGTGGGGATACCGGCCGCGTGTATACGTATGACCGCCGCGAGGAGTTCTCCAAGCTGTGCCGCCGGAACCTGGAATGGGCAGGTGTGGGCCAGAACGTGGAGACCCATGTGCACGACATCGCCGACGGCTTCCTGCAAACGGACGTTGACGCACTCTTCCTGGACGTGCGCACTCCCTGGGAATACCTGGATCAGGCCGCCGCAGCGCTTGCACCAGGCGCGCCCATCGGCTTTCTGCTGCCCACGATGAACCAGGTGAGCGAGCTCGTAGCCGGGCTGGAGAAGGCCGAGTTCGAAGAGCCGGAGGTTCTGGAAATCCTTGTCCGCCGCTGGAAGGCGAACGCGGAGCGGATGCGGCCGGATGACCGCATGGTGGCGCATACGGGTTTTCTCATTTTCTCACGTCGGAGTCTGGCCGTGGAAAATGCCGCGACGGACGTTGCAGAGGGAAAAGGACTCGAGTTGCCGGAGGATCTTGCAGGCACGGCCCGGGCGTATGGGGAGGATGTTTCGCAGGCAGCCACGGAACGTGCGGTCGAAACGGACTCTGACAGCGACCTGGAGGACAAAGAATAA
- the mutM gene encoding bifunctional DNA-formamidopyrimidine glycosylase/DNA-(apurinic or apyrimidinic site) lyase, with the protein MPELPEVETIARTLAGDLEGATFEDVDIRHECALEQPAEEFAERLRGRKVLKVGRRGKLLMLLLDSGYLFVCHLRMTGRLYVPQPGDAPEQHTHLVFRMRGAGGETFPLHFRDVRKFGACRVQTPAELARWPFYAGLGPEPLEMSAEDLAGRLRDKRGRIKAVLLDQGVIAGLGNIYVDEALFRADIRPDVQASALGKKRLARLHETIQEVLREAIAGCGSSIRDYVDGRGNAGSFQNCFRVYGRGGQPCLTCGAPLVKTTVAGRTTVYCRHCQKK; encoded by the coding sequence ATGCCCGAACTCCCGGAAGTCGAAACTATTGCCAGAACCCTGGCCGGCGACCTCGAAGGCGCGACATTCGAGGATGTGGACATCCGACATGAATGCGCGTTGGAGCAGCCGGCCGAAGAATTCGCGGAACGGTTGCGAGGCCGGAAGGTGCTCAAGGTGGGCCGCCGCGGCAAGCTGCTCATGCTTCTGCTCGACAGCGGATACCTCTTCGTGTGCCACCTGCGCATGACCGGCCGGCTCTACGTGCCGCAGCCGGGCGACGCGCCGGAGCAACACACCCACCTTGTGTTCAGGATGCGTGGCGCGGGCGGGGAAACATTCCCCCTGCATTTCAGGGATGTCCGCAAGTTCGGGGCGTGCCGGGTGCAGACACCGGCCGAATTGGCACGTTGGCCGTTCTACGCCGGGCTCGGGCCGGAACCGCTGGAGATGAGCGCCGAGGATCTGGCCGGTCGGCTCCGGGACAAACGCGGTCGCATCAAGGCCGTGCTCCTGGACCAGGGAGTCATCGCCGGGCTCGGCAACATCTATGTGGACGAGGCGTTGTTCCGCGCGGACATCCGGCCGGACGTCCAGGCCTCAGCCCTGGGAAAGAAGCGGCTGGCGCGTCTGCACGAGACCATCCAGGAGGTGCTGCGCGAGGCCATTGCAGGCTGCGGCTCCTCCATACGCGACTACGTGGACGGCCGCGGCAACGCCGGATCGTTCCAGAACTGCTTCCGCGTCTACGGGCGCGGCGGGCAGCCCTGCCTCACCTGTGGCGCTCCCCTTGTCAAAACCACCGTGGCCGGTCGGACCACCGTCTATTGCCGGCATTGCCAGAAAAAATAG
- a CDS encoding epoxyqueuosine reductase QueH: protein MASQRILLHVCCGPCAIVPAQRLIEAGWEVTALFHNPNIHPLTEYLKRREGILNVADRIGFKVICKDDEYDPQTYFRAVSQREANRCFHCYAIRLERAHSIAKRGRFDAFTSTLLYSKHQKHETIAGLGRDIAGGGSPIFYYEDYRTGWQEGIEASKKWGIYRQQYCGCLYSEYERFRKDLQNVSGAGKPDS, encoded by the coding sequence ATGGCATCGCAACGTATCCTCCTCCATGTCTGCTGCGGCCCGTGCGCCATTGTTCCGGCGCAGCGGCTCATCGAGGCCGGCTGGGAGGTCACGGCCCTGTTCCATAATCCGAACATCCATCCCCTCACGGAGTATCTCAAACGCCGTGAGGGGATTCTGAACGTGGCGGACCGGATCGGCTTCAAGGTCATCTGCAAGGACGACGAGTACGACCCGCAGACGTATTTCCGCGCTGTGAGCCAGCGGGAGGCCAACCGCTGCTTCCACTGCTACGCCATCCGGCTGGAACGCGCTCATTCCATCGCAAAACGCGGCAGGTTCGACGCCTTCACCTCCACCCTGCTCTATTCCAAACATCAGAAGCACGAGACCATCGCCGGCCTGGGCCGGGACATCGCAGGCGGCGGATCGCCGATCTTCTATTACGAGGACTACCGGACCGGCTGGCAGGAAGGTATCGAAGCCTCCAAAAAATGGGGCATCTACAGGCAGCAGTACTGTGGATGCTTGTACAGCGAGTACGAGCGTTTCCGGAAAGACCTCCAAAACGTGTCGGGTGCCGGGAAGCCCGACTCCTGA
- a CDS encoding radical SAM protein, with the protein MPFQYIFGPVASSRLGRSLGLDLLGSKICTFDCLYCEVGPTRRLTLERRPYVPASEILTELKAWNQQNQGLSLDHVTLGGSGEPTLNSEMPAIIAGAREILPGVPVAVLTNSTLMTDPTVRAELAKADAVLPSLDSLRWEPLASLNRPNPRLIAGGQKAVDELAESLVTFRKQFHGRLYLEIFLALGVNDSDEDLALFREYVPRLAPDRVDVVTLSRPGAYAEAHPATPETLKHWRDALCPFCAAPAGQDNAGPRPGTAPDRKTAPVQGADPITVLEAVRASLARRPQTASQLADALDVSRTTVVSALESLEKQGHITRRTDQNGEPLYGVLR; encoded by the coding sequence ATGCCATTCCAGTACATCTTCGGCCCCGTGGCTTCCAGCCGGTTGGGCCGCTCCCTCGGCCTCGATCTGCTCGGCTCCAAAATCTGTACGTTCGACTGCCTCTACTGCGAGGTAGGCCCCACCCGGAGGCTCACGCTGGAGCGCAGGCCCTACGTGCCGGCATCAGAAATCCTGACCGAGCTTAAGGCCTGGAATCAGCAGAATCAGGGCCTCTCCCTGGATCATGTGACCCTCGGAGGGTCCGGCGAACCCACCCTGAACAGCGAAATGCCCGCAATCATCGCCGGCGCCCGCGAAATTCTGCCCGGCGTGCCCGTAGCCGTGCTCACCAATTCCACCCTGATGACCGATCCGACTGTGCGCGCCGAACTCGCCAAGGCCGATGCCGTGCTGCCGTCCCTGGATTCCTTGCGTTGGGAGCCGCTGGCCTCGTTGAACCGGCCGAACCCCCGTCTCATTGCCGGCGGACAGAAGGCAGTGGACGAGTTGGCCGAATCGTTGGTGACCTTCCGCAAGCAATTCCACGGCCGTCTCTATCTGGAAATATTCCTCGCGCTGGGCGTGAACGACTCGGACGAGGACCTGGCATTGTTCCGGGAATACGTGCCCCGGCTCGCTCCTGACCGTGTAGACGTTGTCACCCTGTCGCGCCCCGGCGCTTATGCCGAAGCGCATCCGGCAACTCCGGAAACGCTGAAACACTGGCGCGATGCGCTCTGTCCGTTCTGCGCCGCGCCTGCAGGACAGGATAACGCCGGTCCACGTCCGGGCACTGCGCCCGACCGGAAGACAGCCCCAGTCCAGGGGGCCGACCCAATAACCGTGCTCGAAGCGGTTCGCGCATCCTTGGCGCGGCGTCCGCAAACTGCCTCCCAGCTCGCCGACGCTTTGGACGTTTCGCGCACAACCGTCGTCTCTGCTCTTGAATCCCTTGAGAAACAAGGGCATATCACGAGGAGGACAGACCAGAACGGCGAACCGTTATACGGCGTCCTTCGATGA
- a CDS encoding phenylacetate--CoA ligase family protein, protein MTRKDRTEGIYSRREVLDESERRQYYLIQLKELLQYAYRYSEDVKKRFDRAQFHVDKFRQLSDLKHIPILKKKELIFLQSMGPRLGGLLTKDLGELKRIFLSPGPIFDPEDRSDDYWGWTEGFYAAGFRSGDIAQVTFNYHLTPAGLMFEEPLRNLGCSVVPSGPGNTATQIEIMQKLRVTGYIGTPSYLVHLAQKAEESGLNLRKDTYLEVAFVTGEKFSEKMRNQVEKKFDLIMRQGYGTADVGCIGYECFHKNGLHVANRTFVEICHPDTGIPLKDGEVGEIVVTAFNKTYPLIRLATGDLSYIDREPCPCGRTSPRLGNIVGRVDTTARIKGMFVYPHQVEQVMARFEEIKRWQIEVTNPGGIDEMALFVEASNFKREDELLHLFREKIKLRPELKVLAPGTLPPQIRPIEDKRKWD, encoded by the coding sequence ATGACACGTAAAGACAGAACCGAAGGCATCTACAGCCGCCGCGAGGTGCTCGACGAGAGCGAGCGCCGGCAGTATTACCTGATCCAGCTCAAGGAGCTGCTCCAATACGCGTACCGCTACTCCGAGGACGTGAAGAAGCGCTTCGACCGCGCGCAGTTCCATGTGGACAAGTTCCGCCAGCTCTCGGACCTCAAGCATATTCCGATCCTCAAGAAGAAAGAGCTCATCTTCCTGCAGTCTATGGGCCCTCGTCTGGGCGGCCTGTTGACCAAAGATCTCGGCGAACTCAAGCGCATATTCCTGTCCCCAGGCCCGATCTTCGACCCCGAGGACCGCAGCGACGACTACTGGGGCTGGACCGAGGGCTTCTATGCCGCGGGATTCCGCTCTGGCGACATCGCCCAGGTCACCTTCAACTACCATCTCACACCGGCCGGCCTCATGTTCGAGGAACCGCTGCGCAACCTGGGCTGCTCCGTGGTGCCTTCCGGACCGGGCAACACCGCCACCCAGATAGAGATCATGCAGAAGCTGCGCGTGACCGGCTACATCGGCACGCCGTCCTATCTGGTGCATTTGGCTCAGAAGGCCGAGGAATCCGGCCTCAACCTGCGCAAGGACACCTACCTCGAAGTCGCGTTCGTCACGGGCGAGAAGTTCTCCGAGAAGATGCGCAACCAGGTGGAGAAGAAGTTCGACCTCATCATGCGCCAGGGCTACGGCACGGCGGATGTTGGCTGCATCGGATACGAGTGCTTCCACAAGAACGGCCTGCACGTGGCCAACCGCACCTTCGTGGAAATCTGCCACCCGGATACGGGTATCCCGCTCAAGGACGGTGAGGTGGGCGAGATCGTGGTCACGGCATTCAACAAGACATACCCGCTCATCCGTCTGGCCACCGGCGATCTCTCCTACATCGACCGCGAACCTTGCCCCTGCGGTCGCACCAGCCCGCGCCTGGGCAATATCGTGGGCCGCGTGGACACCACCGCCCGCATCAAGGGCATGTTCGTTTACCCGCATCAGGTGGAGCAGGTCATGGCCCGCTTCGAGGAGATCAAGCGCTGGCAGATCGAGGTCACCAACCCCGGGGGCATCGACGAAATGGCGTTGTTCGTGGAGGCCAGCAACTTCAAGCGCGAAGACGAATTGCTGCACCTCTTCCGCGAGAAGATCAAATTGCGCCCCGAACTCAAGGTGCTCGCGCCCGGCACCCTGCCTCCGCAGATCCGTCCCATCGAGGACAAACGGAAGTGGGATTAA
- a CDS encoding ChaN family lipoprotein, with the protein MAARSIVPGEFFVMDDEIARPIDRAALLERAENADYILVGEGHTSRCDHEAQATVLRWLATSRQSGPAVALEMVGMDRQPGLDLFNRGTLSAHDVSVVLDWERSWGHDFLAYGPVFSEAARHRLPLYAANLPPGAARAYGRGGVEALDPAHRKYLPERIIPAGEPQREDLREVFEHHAAMMQDRPEGNGTMDFPDARTETADVAERSETGAIPETPRDDARPEQGEESGPMRDESKPVVEESLADGAGKDEEPSGKDTEAMFERFITVQSLWDTVMAENAVHIRRREGAPVVVLAGSGHVDYGWGIALRLAVLDPEAEVLLVAPWRRHPAEQPPAEDVSDVYFYCPLPPGTRMMGVPAPDQDADQEDPPDEITGHDSAAGDAEPMPPSESQEPETPHADGDAD; encoded by the coding sequence ATGGCCGCACGGTCGATAGTTCCCGGCGAATTTTTCGTGATGGACGACGAGATCGCCCGGCCCATCGACCGAGCCGCACTCCTGGAGCGAGCAGAGAACGCCGACTACATCCTTGTGGGCGAAGGTCATACGAGCCGTTGCGACCACGAAGCTCAGGCCACCGTATTGCGCTGGCTGGCCACTTCCCGGCAGTCCGGTCCGGCCGTGGCGCTGGAGATGGTGGGCATGGACAGGCAGCCCGGGCTGGACCTCTTCAACCGCGGCACGCTGAGCGCCCACGACGTGTCCGTGGTTTTGGACTGGGAGCGCTCCTGGGGCCACGACTTTCTCGCCTATGGGCCGGTCTTTTCGGAAGCGGCCCGGCACCGTCTGCCGCTCTATGCCGCGAACCTGCCCCCCGGGGCGGCCCGCGCGTATGGCCGTGGCGGGGTCGAGGCCCTGGACCCGGCGCACAGGAAGTACCTGCCCGAGAGAATCATCCCGGCCGGAGAACCCCAACGCGAGGACCTGCGCGAAGTGTTCGAGCACCACGCGGCCATGATGCAGGACCGGCCCGAGGGCAACGGGACAATGGATTTCCCGGATGCCCGTACCGAAACGGCGGATGTGGCCGAAAGATCGGAGACCGGCGCCATCCCGGAAACACCTCGCGACGACGCACGGCCGGAGCAGGGCGAAGAGTCCGGGCCTATGCGCGACGAGTCCAAACCGGTGGTGGAAGAGTCCCTGGCAGACGGCGCGGGCAAGGACGAAGAACCATCGGGAAAAGACACCGAGGCGATGTTCGAACGGTTCATAACCGTGCAGTCGCTGTGGGATACGGTAATGGCGGAAAACGCCGTGCATATCCGCAGACGCGAGGGTGCGCCCGTGGTGGTGCTGGCCGGCTCCGGCCACGTGGATTACGGCTGGGGCATCGCCCTGCGGCTGGCTGTGCTGGACCCGGAGGCCGAGGTGCTGCTCGTGGCGCCATGGCGCAGGCACCCTGCAGAGCAGCCGCCTGCGGAGGACGTGAGCGACGTGTACTTCTACTGCCCGCTGCCGCCGGGAACGCGGATGATGGGCGTCCCGGCGCCAGACCAGGACGCCGATCAGGAAGACCCGCCGGACGAGATAACGGGTCACGACTCCGCAGCCGGTGACGCGGAGCCGATGCCGCCTTCTGAATCCCAAGAGCCTGAAACGCCGCATGCGGACGGGGATGCCGACTGA